The sequence below is a genomic window from Lolium perenne isolate Kyuss_39 chromosome 4, Kyuss_2.0, whole genome shotgun sequence.
AACTTGGTCCCCACTTTCCTTTGTGGCTTAAAAGGCAGAGTGATGTTACATACCTTGACATTTCTGATGCAGGCATAGTTGACCATCTGCCAGATTGGTTTTGGGTAGTGTTTGCAAATGTTCAATATTTAAACATTTCTTGTAATCAAATCAGTGGCAGGTTACCAAGCACGCTGGAATTCATGTCTTCAGCTATGCCTATAGTATTTGACCTCAACTCAAACATGCTCACTGGTAGTCTGCCGCAGTTACCAAGGCTTTTGGTTGAACTTGACATTTCCAGAAACTTGTTATCAGGGCCACTGCCACAGAACTTTGGAGCTCCATTCCTTAGTGATTTATTGCTTTCTGAGAACAGTATCAATGGCACTATCCCAGTACATATCTGTGAGCTGCATGGTTTGAACGTCTTGGATCTAGCAAAGAACCGTCTCATAGGACGATTTCCTGATTGCGCAGAAGTATCAGTGGGAACTAAGAAACTGAATGCAACCTTCTCAGCTGAAGCACTAATGTTGTACGAAAATAACTTGTCTGGCGATATTTCGTTTCTGCAGAGCTGCCCTGAGTTGATTATTCTTGATCTTGGCCATAACAAGTTTACCGGAAGGTTACCAACATGGATAGCCGAAAGAGTGCCAGATCTGTCTTATCTCCGCCTGCGGCATAATATGTTCTCCGGCTCTATTCCGATTCAGGTCACACAGCTTGTATACCTGCAATACTTGGACCTTGCAAACAACAGAATATCAGGATTTGTGCCTCATACATTGGCCAATATGAAAGCAATGACCCAGGATCATCCAGAAGGGTTAAACAACCCCTTGTGGTCGAGTTATGACCGGCCAGAAGGACACTCTGAGGGTGAGTTGTACAAAGCAGCAAAATATGACGATAGCTTAGAAGTGGTAACAAAAGGTCAGTACCTTGATTACACCAGCAGCCTCATCTATATGGTTGGCCTTGACTTGTCCTGCAACAATTTGGTTGGAGAGATTCCAGTTGAGATAACATCTCTTGTTAATCTGAAGAGCCTGAACATCTCTCATAATCAGTTCTCTGGTAAGATTCCAGAGACGATCGGCTTTCTTGGATCATTGGAATCTCTCGACATGTCATGCAATGAACTCTCCGGTGGAATCCCTGCCAGTTTCTCAAACATGACAATGTTGAGTAAGCTAAACCTGTCATACAATAATCTGTCAGGAAGAGTTCCCACGGGGAATCAGCTTCAGGCTCTCATTGATCCTGCATCAGTGTACATCGGCAACAACTACCTCTGCGGGCCTCCGCTTCCTAGGAACTGTTCGGGCCCTGAGGTAATAACTGGAGGGGATCTTGATGAGCATCAATCAGATACGAGGTATTTTTATCTTGGTATGGCTGCAGGATTTGTCGTGGGTCTTTGGGTGGTCTTTGTTGTCTTTTTGTTTGGTAAAAGATTCAGAGTTGCGTATTTCCAACTGTTTGACAAGCTAGTGCGTGTCATGTAAGCAGCCATGGACTGAAATTCCTCAAGCAGTGATGGAAGACCAGAAGTCAGAATCCTAAATTATTGTTGTTTTGTACTGTATTTTTCTAATTCTTTTTGTAACTAATATTAGTGGCCCTTGCAGCTAGGGCATCATCATTGTGTATTTAGAACATTTATGTTATTTATGTTAGAAGATACAGTAAagaaatactccctccatctataaatagatgtttgagatttatctaaatttggatgtatttaGACATTAAATACAAAGGTAGTAGTAGACAGAGATTTATCTGACTCTATAagaagatacatctaaatttagataaatctcatGAGCTCTTTTACGGTGATTGGCATGGAACCTAGGCTCCGTCTAATCAAATATAGGTTCCGTCTAATCTAATTTTTCGTAACCGTTGATTAAATCCGTGATATATTTTGTGTAACTTCTATAATAATATAACAGTTTTAAACGGACATCTTAGAAGCCAACTCATCAAATCAGAATGGGTCAACCAAATCAATCACTCTGTTGCCTTCTTCATGAAATCAATCAGAATAACTACTCTGTAGTCTGTACTCGACTCGTCGTGGACTTCTTCACACCAgcgcccgccgccgcccctccccaCGTCGCGGGGATCACTGGAGGTCACAGCCCCATCTTCTCCATCGCATATCCTCTCCTCTGTCGCAGCCGTcttccacccccgccccctcccTCCGTTGCGGGGATCGCTGGAGAGTCATGGACCCGTCGACCTCTCTGTCGCAGCCACCTCCCCTCCCTCAGGGGGATCACCGGCAGAGTTACGGACCCGTCCCCTCCGTCGCTGGGATCGCCAGGAGCATCCAGCCCCTACCCCCTACCTGACGAGCGCCGCCCGGGAGATCATGGCGGACGCGTCGGTGCCTCCTCGTCCACATGTTTTATCTCTAGATGACTGGTCTGATCTCTTTCATCTTCCTTTGTCTGAAGAAGCACTGGGGTAATTTCTTTCAACTTCTGTCTCCTAGATGATCTTCCTGAAACTGCTGACAGAGATCGTCGGCGGTTATTATGCATCTTTGAGCCGCAGGTAATTTGTTTGGTCGACTGGGACTACTTGTCTACTTCATCCCCTGGGGAGGTGGATAGTTTTGCCAACAAGTTGTAGTCACCATGTTCTTGCTTGCCCAATAGGCAAATATACTACATCTGATAAAGTCGAAATGTTAACCGTTGTGTGATTAGTGCAGGGGTCTTGGCGCAGCTAGACCTCAAGTCCACACCAATCAACACCAAGGGTTACGAGACCCTCCTGCAATTTGTAAGCTGTGCTGAGTGAAATACAATACAGTAAAAAAATatgcatttttttcatttttgtgaaGCTTGTTAACTGGCCATATTTGCCGCCATTTTGACGCAACTCCTTGCAGAAGAAGGTCAAGTAATCGATAGTTTCGATCTGTACTATGGGCTCTTCATGTATACTGTGAATGCTACAGAACAGGCAAGTACACTCATACGACACACTCCTTTTCTGAAATTATGTATTACGAATTAGTTAAAGTTGCAGAATCA
It includes:
- the LOC127296106 gene encoding receptor-like protein EIX1, whose product is MDAAAACCLLLVLATTTISSVYAQAADGGCFRKEREALLSFKGGITEDPHSLLASWNGQDCCLWSNVRCNNRTGHVIKLDLRNNFLLDDMMVLGYTRPYQGMHGKISSSLLALHHLEYLDLSGNYLGGFGVSIPRFLGSLGSLVYLNLSCMSFDGKVPPQLGNLSRLLYLDLNPWFLNNDDGNNLHVDDISWLPRLPWLRFLDMSSVNLSTIGNFVQEVSMLSNLRVLRLSECEIVFPHTPIVRSNLTSLELLDLSRNLIDTLNPSYWFWDVRTIRHLDLGDNRISEPFPAAMGNMTSLEALHLGGNFFTSLNPKALSNLCNLRELTLLGNHIDQDLPEFLEGLPHCAWTKMEFLDLTHTNLSGEIPKWIDQWTDLRILQLSSNRLVGSIPREIGGLSKLSKLYLDGNQFNGSISEEHLGSLINLEELDLSYNSLQMVISSNWTPPFKLQLAYFPSSKLGPHFPLWLKRQSDVTYLDISDAGIVDHLPDWFWVVFANVQYLNISCNQISGRLPSTLEFMSSAMPIVFDLNSNMLTGSLPQLPRLLVELDISRNLLSGPLPQNFGAPFLSDLLLSENSINGTIPVHICELHGLNVLDLAKNRLIGRFPDCAEVSVGTKKLNATFSAEALMLYENNLSGDISFLQSCPELIILDLGHNKFTGRLPTWIAERVPDLSYLRLRHNMFSGSIPIQVTQLVYLQYLDLANNRISGFVPHTLANMKAMTQDHPEGLNNPLWSSYDRPEGHSEGELYKAAKYDDSLEVVTKGQYLDYTSSLIYMVGLDLSCNNLVGEIPVEITSLVNLKSLNISHNQFSGKIPETIGFLGSLESLDMSCNELSGGIPASFSNMTMLSKLNLSYNNLSGRVPTGNQLQALIDPASVYIGNNYLCGPPLPRNCSGPEVITGGDLDEHQSDTRYFYLGMAAGFVVGLWVVFVVFLFGKRFRVAYFQLFDKLVRVM